CGGCGCTCATCATCGGATTCGGGTATCCTGACCGTGCTGCTGAGTGCAGCTAAGGAGGCGCTGATGTCGGCGGGCAGCGTGAAACAGAAAGTACTCGAGGTGATCGAGAAGCTCCCAGCGGATGCCACGCTGGAGGACGCGATCGAGCGCTTGGTGCTCCTGGCGAAGACCGAGCGGGGGTTGGCGGAGCTGGATGCTGGGCAGGGCGTCGATCACGCCGAGGCGAAGCGTCGACTTCTCCGGTGACCCAGGTCATCTGGGCACCTCAGGCAATCCAAGACGTCGAGGGGATACGCGCGCATGTCGCCCACGACTCCGCTCACTACGCCGACCTGGTCGTCGAACGGATCGTCGCCGCCGTGGAACGACTCAAGGACAACCCGCGCTCTGGACGTGTCGTACCTGAGCTCGGGGACGAGTCGATCCGCGAGGTCATCCACGGCAACTACCGAATCGTCTATCGCCTGCGACATGACGTCGTCGAGATCGCGACCGTCTTTCATGGTGCTCGCCTGTTCCGACTCGACTGACAGCGATGACATCGGAGCGTCGAACTTCCCGATGAGCCCGCCGGCGGCTTCGCGTTGCTCAGCCGCCGCGGGTTATCGGGAGCGTTAGGCAGCGGATCGTGTCCCTAGAGGACTCATGTCGAACGAGGAAGTCTACGCGGCAGGGTTACTGAATCGGGCTCTCGATCCGGCCACGCAGCCGCCCGAGGTCCAAGCCTTCTTGCACACCGAGCTCGACCTCCTTCACGACGTCATCACGGAAGGGATGCGGGTAATCGATGTTGGCTGCGGCACCGGACGCCATCTGCTCCTGCTCAGGGACCGCCTCCGACTCGGGGTCGGAGTGGACTATGAGCATCGCTACATCGCCGAGGCGGACCGTCGCGCCGGCGGTCGCCACCTGCACTTCGTCACCGCCGATGCGACCACTATTCCCGTCCTGGCTGCGTTTGACTTCGCGATGTGCCTCACCAACACTTGGGGGACCATGAGTGACAAGACCGGCGTCCTGAGGGAGATGCGGCGAGTGGCGCCGAAGCCTCACACGCGGCTCCTGTCGGTC
The Candidatus Methylomirabilota bacterium genome window above contains:
- a CDS encoding type II toxin-antitoxin system RelE/ParE family toxin; amino-acid sequence: MTQVIWAPQAIQDVEGIRAHVAHDSAHYADLVVERIVAAVERLKDNPRSGRVVPELGDESIREVIHGNYRIVYRLRHDVVEIATVFHGARLFRLD
- a CDS encoding class I SAM-dependent methyltransferase; translation: MSNEEVYAAGLLNRALDPATQPPEVQAFLHTELDLLHDVITEGMRVIDVGCGTGRHLLLLRDRLRLGVGVDYEHRYIAEADRRAGGRHLHFVTADATTIPVLAAFDFAMCLTNTWGTMSDKTGVLREMRRVAPKPHTRLLSVYSEASVPSRREWYRRLGHGVLEETREYLVTEGGFRSEHFSEARLRSLVGECIIRPLADIAYVVTF